In Glycine max cultivar Williams 82 chromosome 15, Glycine_max_v4.0, whole genome shotgun sequence, the DNA window TAGAACCCTCTATTCCTTTTCTACCTCCGCCTTTGAATAAGTATGCCTTTGCTTTTATCTTAAGGAGAATGCTAACTGAATGTAATTCCAATTAAAAGTAGAAAGTTTTCATGAAAATGTGTAACATTTATGAAATGTCTGATTTTATGGACGTATAAGATATATACTTTTTTGTGTGTGGATATATATCCTTTACACAtacgattaaaaaaattacacgagGAAAAAAAGGAGATTCTAGTTTTAACTAGATAACAACACAAAGCAATCATCCTATGATACACCtaaatgttataattaattGGATCAACTgataaaaatgttataatttaaTCACCTTGATTGGTTGCCGAAAAATGAAGATGCATGTCAATTTTTGAGGAATAGTTTGTTAACAACTACAGAGCTATAGATGGATGAAGGATGTggcaaagtaagaaaaaaaatatgatttttttcggTAAATACACCTTTTTCTCCTACTTTTTTTCAATCTacactattttataatttaattctcaatATGCACTATTTGggactttctctcttttttttttaaaatttaaaatattataaatatattatataatttttttaattggttttaaaattacttatttattaaattaaattttataattttgttttttaatttttttaaagaaaatgatattattaaatataattatttttgttttattatttaatttacttaacatattttttaggtgaatatttttatttaaaatatgaattttttaatataattatattactaaatataattagtttgtttatgtcattagatttaattaaaaatgagaagacGTTTTGTTTAACCACTTATTTATACAAGAACCTTATATtgcattattaataaaatacttaaacaattaCACTTGACTAAAGGAAAAACTTAAGATGGAGATATGTTAGGATAATTATTTCTGTTATGACCATGTTACTTGCAAACAGTTGAATTAGGACCATCCTTAGTCGTCCTCTTTCTCCTTGGATCGGGACCCGACTAACCCTCGTTCATATTCTTGTCGCATTGATTTGgatgatagaaaaaataattgctaattaaatatttttaaagatatttcaatatatttttattataaaaaataattcatatttaacCGTTATCAATATGATTCATAACtgtatatttatgattttggtgAATTTTACATGAAAATGATACacatacacattttttaatttaagaaagaaagttaacagtaacaactaacaaatttgataatatatatgtcACATGAAGAGTGATATAAGgaattatatataaacattttcagtcagaaaaaaattatatataaattgtaccATAGGGGATCCACCAGTTACTCAGATTGACCGACCTAATTCTCACACGACCATAATGGGTGATAGCTTGGTATTAAGTTAGTAACTAGTAACTGCTATGactataaaaagaagaaacatcaGAATAAAAATGTTAAGTTATCATTCAATATTAGACTAACAcctaaaatttttattgagtTATAAACATCAAAGTTTCTTTTGTACGTACTCACATCTCATAAGGACTCGGAGATCATACCAATGAAGGAAAATACACCCATAACTCgataataacataaatataattgatttccaaaacataaaaaaaaatcttaattacttaattgagtttttttttatagttcattaaaaaaaaataatataacttgAGGGGACCATAATGGTCGAACAACATGTTATAATTTctccaaaaatatataaaaaagaaattctcTCAAAAGAGAGAGATGGGGCGGgcaagaaagaaagggaaaaattgGAAAACAAATGAATGAGATGgggaaatttatttgttttgaaaggCAAACTTATGTATTATAGAAGGCCACGAACTGACCCATTATTGATTGATGGGTAAAGTTTAAAGGGTCTTTTCCAAATTTCATATTGAATTGAAGTCTCCCCGCCCGCAATGTCCCACCATGGATCCATTAATTAATGTGATGCCTGGCAGTTTAATTGCATCCACTAGTTTGCTTCCTCTGTGATTCTGTAACAAGTCAACCAACCACTACACCTGATTTGCTATATATAACAGTTGGTATGGTACTACCTCTCATCTCATCACAATAGCAACTAGCTAGCTAGAGTCCCTCTGATCTGATAATACAAATTTCTTGGAGGGATATGGACAATAACGAGGAAATACCCTCAACACCCGCAACACCAGGCACTCCTGGTGCACCTCTTTTTGGTGGCTTCAGTAATGGTAGGAACAATAATAGCAAGAAGTCCCTCCTGAAGAGTTGTAGGTGCTTCAGTGTGGAGGAGTGGAGCTTAGAAGATGGAGGGCTACCGGCAGTGTCATGCTCATTGCCACTGCCATCGCCTCCACCGGTAGTCCCTCTTGCAAGAAAGATTGGAGCGGAGTTCATAGGGACCTTCATCCTCATGTTCGCAGGCACTGCCGCTGCCATTGTCAACCAAAAGACAAATGGCTCTGAGACCCTTATTGGATGTGCTGCCACCACTGGTCTCGCCGTCATGATCGTGATCCTCGCCACCGGCCACATCTCCGGTGCTCATCTCAACCCTGCTGTCACCATTTCCTTCGCTGCATTAAAGCACTTCCCTTGGAAGCATGTGCCCATGTATATTGGTGCACAAGTTTTGGCATCTATATGCGCCGGATTTGCTCTCAAGGGGGTTTATCACCCTTTCATGAGTGGAGGAGTCACCGTTCCTTCCGGAGGATACGGCCAATCTTTTGCTTTGGAGTTCATTATTGGCTTCAACCTCATGTTCGTTGTCACTGCAGTCGCCACCGACACCAGAGCTGTCAGTATTTCTCTCCTATATCATTTTATGTCTATTATTCAGGACTTGCATGTGTTTTAGGAGGAGACTACTTTTCAGGCTTTCATATTAACTTTTGGACAATTCACAcactttaacaaaaataaaaccgtGATATGTTAATATTTATACTCTCTTAATACACATTTAAATTGatgtaatatattttcaaaatatataaaattcagAACGTTTGCTTACAAAAGTTgatttagtttttcattttataaggatatatatatatattttttttaatgtaaagatCTTGTTTGTTAAcgagtaataaatatttttataaataatctgTTAAGTCATGCTACATGTTTCTAGggagtttcaactttcaagatcTAACTCACTAAGAACTtttcaaaacatacaaaaataaatatctttaattatatatatttacttataattatttaattttgaattttttttacatacaaatatatatatatatatatatatatatatatatatatatatatatatatatatatatatatatcaccccctttaatttaaatactagGAAAGCAAACATCCTTCATATGAGTAAAAATTTGTGTTATAcatataattgaataatatagtttttttatattaatcataTTCTTGTATATTGATAGGAGAACATATTTTTAGAGTGATTTAGTTTTCTGAATTTAGTCTTTCTTTAAATAATAtgttactattaatttttttttgaattatacatatttataattttaaatacttcttACATTTGAGATTTACATTCCTTTTATTCtatgtatattaattattaattgtacatatatttttcatcattttattatttttaattttacttgaatttcaAAACACAAGTAAATGATACCCTTgtcattaatcattaataaccCATATACTGTAATTAGTTGTCCTCAACAACATAGTAGCTACTAGCTCGTTTTGAATGAAGTAAATTATCATGAGAGTTTTATTGTATTAAATGTATCTGTAAGCAAGGAAAAATATAGTTGttcttaaattttctaaaaaaatggcgcttaaaaagaaagagaagtatCGTGATTGTAAAAGGGAAAGCAATAATTGAATGATTTGAAGGGAGTAGAAAAGTCAATCCAAGGCGGGAGGGGCGGTGCCAAATCCAGAAAACATGAGTGAAACTTGTTCATATGCGACCAGTGTCATGTTTTGCAGTGAGATTATGCGTTGTCCGCGTTTTAAGGATTTGGAATCTTGCTGCCTGCACCAGACAATAATGTTATCTTAGTTTGATCAATAGAACAGCCTTTATTTAACAATCAAGGACAGATCTAGATGTCAAATACACGTACAAGTTTCGGTGGAAGATGGATCTACACGTATTGCTTGTTTGTGTATAGTACCAACTCCATGgcatgtgattgatgattaatttattattatggtGATACTGATGCAGGTGGGAGAACTCGCGGGAATCGCGGTGGGAGCGACTGTGATGCTCAATATACTCATAGCAGGGTATGTCACTGTGTCCCTACTCG includes these proteins:
- the NIP6-3 gene encoding aquaporin NIP6-1, translated to MDNNEEIPSTPATPGTPGAPLFGGFSNGRNNNSKKSLLKSCRCFSVEEWSLEDGGLPAVSCSLPLPSPPPVVPLARKIGAEFIGTFILMFAGTAAAIVNQKTNGSETLIGCAATTGLAVMIVILATGHISGAHLNPAVTISFAALKHFPWKHVPMYIGAQVLASICAGFALKGVYHPFMSGGVTVPSGGYGQSFALEFIIGFNLMFVVTAVATDTRAVGELAGIAVGATVMLNILIAGPVSGGSMNPVRTLGPAVAANNYKAIWVYLVAPILGALAGAGTYTAVKLPEEDDDAKAKTSISSFRR